Proteins co-encoded in one Medicago truncatula cultivar Jemalong A17 chromosome 8, MtrunA17r5.0-ANR, whole genome shotgun sequence genomic window:
- the LOC11439840 gene encoding uncharacterized protein — protein sequence MVGPKKHFLPIIFITLIAFIFYTFHNSSLPSSITESNPNFTVKSPIQINPNSTISPNFTFLIKVLAFNRLDSVSRCLRSLAAADYLGDRVHLHVYIDHFAPLNNSDVDLKLIESHRILDFVDVFEWKYGEKVVHYRTGNVGLQAQWLEAWWPGSDDEFAFVVEDDLEVSSLYYEYVKALIVNFYYNGSNYSPSIFGATLQRARFVPGKHGNKLQLDDQTRLFLYQLVGTWGQILFPKPWKEFRLWYDKNKAKGNKPFLEGMVTTGWYKKMGERIWTPWFIKFIQSHGYYNIYANFLHERALSVSHRDAGVNYGKTAGPDSQLLEERSLDFNILEMQPLSSLKWFDFCFREVLPGRFVRNLEELGALLHSMQKQDSVFLVNLLGVSDAVARNLLCHFERLNIRNYILMAPPSDSLFDLARRGHPVINVDQFVSSIGTNKLSSQGSSFETIKGIVAKAYVIKKCIENEYNTWVLDGSLLLTSDVLLESRNPNDDFCVANKLELFYAKSSPSSEKIWTNGFVSKIVAMADSLGRKDSSNQGSLSFVYIVTKLLEQNGASIRRVDGTSFGLKIGSGGVSKSSLEDKKLVYWSTEMELDSIQKRLEELNLWSIDNELSCTAVVCHKS from the exons ATGGTGGGACCCAAAAAGCACTTCCTTCCAATAATCTTCATCACACTCATTGCATTCATCTTCTATACTTTTCACAACTCTTCTCTCCCATCTTCAATAACCgaatcaaaccctaatttcacaGTAAAATCCCCAATTCAAATAAACCCTAATTCAACAATTTCCCCCAATTTCACGTTCCTTATCAAAGTTCTCGCCTTTAACCGCCTCGACTCCGTTTCTCGCTGCCTCCGTTCCCTCGCCGCCGCAGATTACCTCGGCGATCGCGTTCACCTCCATGTTTACATTGATCATTTTGCCCCTTTGAACAATTCCGATGTCGATTTGAAATTAATCGAATCGCatagaattttggattttgttgatgTGTTTGAGTGGAAATATGGGGAAAAGGTGGTGCATTATAGAACTGGGAATGTGGGGTTGCAGGCACAGTGGTTGGAAGCATGGTGGCCTGGTTCAGATGACGAATTTGCTTTTGTTGTAGAGGATGATTTGGAGGTTTCTTCGCTTTATTACGAGTATGTTAAAGCGTTGATTGTGAATTTCTATTATAATGGTTCTAATTACAGTCCTTCCATTTTTGGTGCTACATTGCAACGTGCAAGGTTTGTTCCAG GTAAACATGGCAACAAATTGCAGTTGGATGACCAGACACGACTTTTCTTATACCAATTGGTTGGTACGTGGGGACAAATTCTCTTTCCAAAGCCATGGAAAGAGTTCAGGTTGTGGTATGACAAAAACAAAGCGAAGGGAAATAAACCATTTCTTGAGGGGATg GTGACTACAGGTTGGTATAAGAAGATGGGGGAGAGAATATGGACACCTTGGTTCATCAAGTTTATTCAATCCCATGGTTACTATAATATCTATGCCAATTTTTTGCATGAGAGAGCATTAAGTGTCTCTCACAGAGATGCTGGAGTGAATTACGGGAAAACTGCTGGACCTGATTCTCAGTTACTAGAGGAAAGATCTCTAGATTTCAATATTTTGGAAATGCAGCCTTTGAGTAGTTTAAAATGGTTCGATTTTTGTTTCAGAGAAGTACTTCCAGGAAGATTTGTGAGGAACTTGGAAGAACTTGGAGCTTTGCTTCACTCTATGCAGAAACAAGATAGTGTCTTCTTAGTAAATCTTTTAGGGGTGTCAGATGCTGTAGCAAGAAACTTGCTATGCCACTTTGAGAGGCTAAATATAAGGAATTATATACTTATGGCGCCCCCTTCTGATTCCTTATTTGATCTGGCAAGGAGGGGACATCCTGTAATTAATGTAGACCAATTTGTAAGTAGTATTGGAACAAATAAATTGAGTTCACAAGGTTCGAGTTTTGAAACCATCAAGGGTATTGTGGCAAAGGCTTATGTAATTAAAAAGTGTATTGAGAATGAGTATAACACATGGGTTTTGGATGGGAGCTTGCTTCTTACTTCCGATGTATTGCTCGAGTCTAGAAATCCCAACGATGACTTCTGTGTTGCAAACAAGTTGGAACTGTTTTATGCTAAAAGCTCACCGTCTAGTGAAAAAATCTGGACTAATGGCTTTGTGTCAAAAATTGTAGCCATGGCAGACTCTTTGGGAAGAAAAGACTCATCAAACCAAGGTAGCCTAAGTTTTGTgtatattgtaacaaaattaCTGGAACAGAATGGTGCAAGTATTAGAAGAGTTGACGGAACATCTTTTGGCTTGAAGATTGGGTCAGGTGGTGTTAGTAAATCTTCTCTGGAGGataaaaagttggtatattggTCAACTGAGATGGAGCTGGATTCGATTCAGAAACGGCTCGAAGAGTTGAATTTGTGGAGTATAGACAATGAGTTATCCTGCACTGCTGTGGTTTGTCACAAGTCATAG
- the LOC11440383 gene encoding translation initiation factor eIF-2B subunit alpha produces METEAPSMENPKISAYYQTRLAHFGVVSTEWLAQAQSATNPNPPLPSSSTNSHTDKDTNFSVIDEFNRWRNHPDLAEAVAAIRALAAVISASKASTMMQLEIELKNASDTLKAWDTTSISLTAASDLFMRYVTRTSALEFEDFNSAKARLIERADKFGEISYKARKIIGMLSQDFIFDGCTILVHGFSRVVFEVLKLAAHNKKRFRVFCTEGRPDRTGLRLSNDLAKLDVPVKLVIDSAVAYTMDEVDMVLVGADGVVESGGIINMMGTYQIALVAKSMNKPVYVAAESYKFARHYPLDQKDLAPALRPVDFGVPIPSKVEVECSARDYTPPQYLTLLFTDLGVLTPSVVSDELIQLYL; encoded by the exons ATGGAAACCGAAGCTCCATCAATGGAGAATCCCAAAATCTCCGCTTACTACCAGACCCGCTTAGCGCACTTTGGTGTCGTCAGCACCGAATGGTTAGCACAAGCTCAATCTGCGACAAACCCTAACCCACCACTaccatcatcttcaacaaattctCACACTGATAAAGATACCAATTTCTCTGTAATCGATGAATTCAACAGGTGGCGTAATCATCCTGATTTGGCAGAAGCAGTTGCCGCAATTCGGGCTCTTGCTGCTGTTATTAGTGCTAGTAAAGCTTCTACAATGATGCAGCTTGAAATTGAACTCAAAAACGCTTCTGATACTCTTAAA GCATGGGATACAACCTCTATATCATTAACAGCGGCATCTGACCTGTTTATGAGATACGTGACAAGGACCTCTGCTTTGGAATTTGAAGACTTCAATTCCGCTAAAGCTCGCTTGATTGAGCGTGCTGACAAATTTGGGGAAATTTCCTACAAG gcTCGCAAGATTATTGGAATGCTTAGCCAAGATTTTATATTTGATGGTTGTACCATTTTGGTACATGGTTTTTCGAGAGTTGTCTTTGAAGTTCTTAAACTGGCTGCACATAATAAGAAGCGCTTCCGAGTCTTCTGcacag AGGGGAGACCAGACCGAACAGGTTTAAGGCTGTCCAATGACCTGGCCAAGCTCGATGTTCCTGTGAAACTTGTGATAGACTCTGCAGTGGCTTATACTATGGACGAGGTGGACATGGTTCTTGTGGGTGCagatggagttgttgaaagCGGTGGTATAATTAACATGATGGGGACATACCAAATTGCGTTGGTTGCAAAGAGTATGAATAAGCCAGTTTATGTGGCCGCTGAAAGCTACAAG TTTGCTCGTCATTACCCTCTGGACCAAAAGGATTTGGCACCTGCCCTACGACCAGTTGATTTTGGTGTCCCTATTCCATCCAAGGTTGAGGTGGAATGCTCTGCCCGAGATTATACTCCTCCTCAATATTTGACTTTGCTTTTCACAGATTTAGGTGTTCTTACTCCATCAGTTGTTAGTGATGAGCTCATCCAGCTATACTTATAA